The sequence CTTCGCTCCGCTTTTGTTGAGTTTAGACTGATAATCCGCTATTCTCTTCTGCCAGTAGAAGGCGATGCTCTTTAATGGTCTCCCACTGACCAAGAAACTCTCGCCGTTCTCAACGTAAACGGCCATCAGGTTGTTCACCCCAAGGTCGATTCCTGCCGAAAGGTTGCCTAAGGGTTGTTTCGGAACTTCAACCCACTCGTCATTGATTAGTTTTTCTTCCACGGTAAAGCTCAAGTGAGCGTACCACTTCCGCCTTACGGGGTCGTATTGTATTTCCAGTCTTCCCTGCTTACCCTTCAGGTAGATCCTCCCATTGAATTGAATCCTCAGTCTTCCAAACTTTCCAAGGCGCCTCAACTCGATGACGTTCCCGTCGATTTTGTACTGATCGTTCCGGAGTGGGATGATGAAAAGCTTCCTCCCGTTCTCCTCCCTGAGGAACCCCGGTGGTTTTGGCCTGAACCATTCCGGCAGTTCTCCGGACTTTTTCTTCCTGTTGAGGGAGAAGAATGACCTCCAGCTTTCGGCGTTCTTCCTCGCTAACTGCTGGACGGTCGAGCCCCCAATCCAGTTTTTGAACTCGTGGTATGCTTTCTTCTCCGTCCCGTTGAAGTCGATTTTCCCGAATTCCTTGAATTGTTTGAGCCGTTGGTAGTTCAGCCTGTTCCAGATTACTGCGGTGGCGTGAGCTAACTCGAAGAGGGCTTTCTCCTGCTCCTTGCTTGGCTGGAGTTTAAGGGTTACAGTCCTCTTCATTCCAAAGTATGGTATGATTGTTAGGCCTTAAAAGAGTGTTGCTTTCCGCTTGATGCCTTATTAGGCGGTTGACCGTTACCCAGCCCCAAAG comes from Thermococcus celericrescens and encodes:
- a CDS encoding RNA-guided endonuclease InsQ/TnpB family protein → MKRTVTLKLQPSKEQEKALFELAHATAVIWNRLNYQRLKQFKEFGKIDFNGTEKKAYHEFKNWIGGSTVQQLARKNAESWRSFFSLNRKKKSGELPEWFRPKPPGFLREENGRKLFIIPLRNDQYKIDGNVIELRRLGKFGRLRIQFNGRIYLKGKQGRLEIQYDPVRRKWYAHLSFTVEEKLINDEWVEVPKQPLGNLSAGIDLGVNNLMAVYVENGESFLVSGRPLKSIAFYWQKRIADYQSKLNKSGAKKGRKLRRMHEKAKLQAKHYINTAVRQTVERLYHLGVSRIVVGYPKGIARGSEKGRKQNFLLSHVWRFNTVIKRLKEVAEEYGILVVLVGEAFTSQLCPLCGQRHSNARFVRGLFKCCGEGVVMNADLVGAFNILKKAVKTITPSLRGLTAGRGNGGKTLPEGSKTRFLVGFNETPRTSPRLARG